A single window of Solanum dulcamara chromosome 5, daSolDulc1.2, whole genome shotgun sequence DNA harbors:
- the LOC129889863 gene encoding uncharacterized protein LOC129889863 isoform X2, translating into MTTRSNFYKNPSYAYNKAFNLNSAIQNLQAYDVVTGNVPPPVETNSVERKTGHRKRRRERKSKVQQNNEVEVNDLPMSHQDYIEKMRKEASSIQPYEELTVEVLEPSSSSLHLLEYDSDASTSSECEKGDNPYSNTETLLVKGSGNETDRVKTRSEQRFPLPGEPSCVVCGKYGEYICDETEEDICSTDCKSDHLQNLKLQQGALSSSKVQAETFSGQKCKLEVPESGGDIWDYDRHRWSKKRSALCTYECWKCQRPGHLPEDCLVMASKILPLSSGQAGESSEQVEVAQSKSSISKELLQLYKRCHRIGKSSLDANCNTCRRSTTLAMCLDCSNTFCDSAGHLREHITGHPSHRQYYSYKLKRLHR; encoded by the exons ATGACGACGAGGAGCAATTTCTACAAGAACCCTTCCTATGCATACAACAAAGCCTTCAATCTCAATTCTGCAATTCAAAATCTTCAAG CGTATGATGTTGTCACCGGTAACGTTCCGCCTCCGGTTGAGACGAATTCCGTTGAGAGAAAAACCGGCCACAGGAAACGCCGAAGGGAACGGAAATCTAAGGTGCAGCAGAACAATGAAGTGGAAGTGAATGATTTGCCTATGTCTCACCAGGATTATATAGAAAAAATGAG GAAGGAGGCTAGTTCAATTCAGCCTTATGAAGAATTGACTGTAGAAGTTTTG GAACCTTCAAGTTCATCATTGCATTTGTTGGAGTACGACA GTGATGCAAGCACTTCATCAGAATGTGAAAAGGGTGATAATCCTTATTCGAACACTGAAACTTTACTGGTTAAAG GTAGTGGAAATGAAACGGATAGAGTTAAAACTCGCAGTGAGCAACGATTTCCTCTTCCAGGAGAACCTTCTTGTGTGGTATGTGGGAAGTACGGGGAGTATATATGTGATGAG ACTGAAGAAGACATATGCAGTACGGATTGCAAATCTGACCACCTGCAAAATCTTAAACTACAGCAG GGGGCCTTAAGTAGCAGCAAAGTCCAAGCTGAGACATTTTCTGGACAAAAGTGCAAATTGGAAGTTCCTGAATCTGGAGGCGACATCTGGGATTATGACCGTCATCGGTGGTCCAAGAAGAGATCTGCTCTTTGTACTTATGAGTG TTGGAAATGTCAGAGGCCAGGTCATCTTCCTGAAGATTGTTTGGTCATGGCATCAAAAATTCTACCCCTTTCCTCTGGTCAAGCTGGTGAATCCAGCGAACAG GTGGAAGTGGCTCAAAGTAAATCCAGTATATCCAAAGAGCTTCTGCAACTGTATAAAAG ATGCCATCGAATTGGCAAAAGCTCATTGGATGCCAACTGTAACACCTGCCGAAGATCAACTACTTTAGCCATGTGTCTTGATTGTAGTAATACTTTTTGTGACAG TGCAGGTCACCTGAGAGAACACATCACTGGACACCCCTCTCACAGACAATATTACTCCTATAAGCTCAAGCGTTTG CATAGGTAA
- the LOC129889862 gene encoding uncharacterized protein LOC129889862, whose translation MGGHGGLNILPQKRWNVYNFDNREKVKRDEEAAAKEEQLKQEQSRKRDSEYRLEQLRQARGLSSSAPSSSSSHLKNSSADQKSPEEKSGKKDSNHINLFEGIRIFDPVKVKDEEKDGRDKKRAKKEQPPRVINPEDEKYRLGYGIVGKGTKLPWYLEKPKEDSGEKSEEDNDYSRPVKKSNGKKMVEELRQERLERERKERGRERALLMEKNRRDGGFSRRR comes from the coding sequence ATGGGAGGCCACGGAGGTTTGAACATTCTCCCACAGAAGCGATGGAACGTGTACAACTTCGATAACCGTGAGAAAGTAAAGCGAGACGAGGAAGCCGCGGCTAAAGAGGAACAGCTCAAACAGGAACAATCTCGCAAGCGCGATTCCGAGTATCGGCTCGAGCAGCTCCGTCAAGCCCGTGGCTTATCATCATCAGCGCCTTCGTCGTCGTCAAGTCACCTCAAAAATTCGTCAGCAGATCAAAAATCGCCGGAGGAGAAATCGGGAAAGAAGGATTCTAACCACATCAACTTGTTCGAAGGGATTCGAATCTTCGATCCAGTTAAAGTAAAAGATGAGGAGAAAGACGGAAGGGATAAGAAGAGAGCGAAGAAAGAGCAACCGCCGAGGGTTATTAATCCGGAGGATGAGAAGTATAGGTTAGGGTATGGAATTGTTGGTAAAGGAACCAAATTGCCTTGGTATTTAGAGAAACCGAAAGAGGATTCCGGTGAAAAGAGTGAAGAAGATAATGATTATTCGAGGCCTGTGAAAAAGAGTAATGGGAAAAAGATGGTGGAGGAATTGCGACAAGAGCGGTTGGAGAGGGAGAGGAAAGAGAGGGGAAGAGAAAGAGCTTTATTAATGGAGAAGAATCGAAGAGATGGAGGATTCTCGCGACGAAGATGA
- the LOC129889863 gene encoding uncharacterized protein LOC129889863 isoform X1, with protein sequence MTTRSNFYKNPSYAYNKAFNLNSAIQNLQAYDVVTGNVPPPVETNSVERKTGHRKRRRERKSKVQQNNEVEVNDLPMSHQDYIEKMRKEASSIQPYEELTVEVLEPSSSSLHLLEYDSDASTSSECEKGDNPYSNTETLLVKGSGNETDRVKTRSEQRFPLPGEPSCVVCGKYGEYICDETEEDICSTDCKSDHLQNLKLQQGALSSSKVQAETFSGQKCKLEVPESGGDIWDYDRHRWSKKRSALCTYECWKCQRPGHLPEDCLVMASKILPLSSGQAGESSEQVEVAQSKSSISKELLQLYKRCHRIGKSSLDANCNTCRRSTTLAMCLDCSNTFCDSAGHLREHITGHPSHRQYYSYKLKRLVKCCKSTCKVTDIKDLLACHYCFDKAFDKFYDMYSATWKAAGLSIICNSICCEDHFEWHRINCLSAGVEDSSYIVKKHYASKNYAVSDFIF encoded by the exons ATGACGACGAGGAGCAATTTCTACAAGAACCCTTCCTATGCATACAACAAAGCCTTCAATCTCAATTCTGCAATTCAAAATCTTCAAG CGTATGATGTTGTCACCGGTAACGTTCCGCCTCCGGTTGAGACGAATTCCGTTGAGAGAAAAACCGGCCACAGGAAACGCCGAAGGGAACGGAAATCTAAGGTGCAGCAGAACAATGAAGTGGAAGTGAATGATTTGCCTATGTCTCACCAGGATTATATAGAAAAAATGAG GAAGGAGGCTAGTTCAATTCAGCCTTATGAAGAATTGACTGTAGAAGTTTTG GAACCTTCAAGTTCATCATTGCATTTGTTGGAGTACGACA GTGATGCAAGCACTTCATCAGAATGTGAAAAGGGTGATAATCCTTATTCGAACACTGAAACTTTACTGGTTAAAG GTAGTGGAAATGAAACGGATAGAGTTAAAACTCGCAGTGAGCAACGATTTCCTCTTCCAGGAGAACCTTCTTGTGTGGTATGTGGGAAGTACGGGGAGTATATATGTGATGAG ACTGAAGAAGACATATGCAGTACGGATTGCAAATCTGACCACCTGCAAAATCTTAAACTACAGCAG GGGGCCTTAAGTAGCAGCAAAGTCCAAGCTGAGACATTTTCTGGACAAAAGTGCAAATTGGAAGTTCCTGAATCTGGAGGCGACATCTGGGATTATGACCGTCATCGGTGGTCCAAGAAGAGATCTGCTCTTTGTACTTATGAGTG TTGGAAATGTCAGAGGCCAGGTCATCTTCCTGAAGATTGTTTGGTCATGGCATCAAAAATTCTACCCCTTTCCTCTGGTCAAGCTGGTGAATCCAGCGAACAG GTGGAAGTGGCTCAAAGTAAATCCAGTATATCCAAAGAGCTTCTGCAACTGTATAAAAG ATGCCATCGAATTGGCAAAAGCTCATTGGATGCCAACTGTAACACCTGCCGAAGATCAACTACTTTAGCCATGTGTCTTGATTGTAGTAATACTTTTTGTGACAG TGCAGGTCACCTGAGAGAACACATCACTGGACACCCCTCTCACAGACAATATTACTCCTATAAGCTCAAGCGTTTG GTAAAATGCTGCAAATCTACGTGCAAAGTGACAGACATCAAGGATCTTTTAGCTTGTCACTATTGTTTTGATAAGGCTTTCGACAAGTTCTACGATATGTATTCTGCAACTTG GAAAGCGGCTGGACTTTCAATTATCTGCAATTCTATTTGCTGTGAGGATCACTTTGAATG GCATAGGATAAATTGCTTGAGTGCGGGTGTAGAAGACAGTTCCTACATCGTAAAGAAACATTATGCTAGTAAGAACTATGCTGTAAGCGACTTCATCTTCTGA
- the LOC129889866 gene encoding uncharacterized protein LOC129889866: MHVASCDNNYCHMVTDACNKRCYSKSFSTPMPMIGIYVAAASLLCTLAMAADAFQAFRLKRLWFPCKFFPLNAASLTVLAVAMKLPVDISEPMPGHTDQLSKLASTAFMCVVIGNFMPSIGAMSNKEILSNVVALDILVITIIVNLCIEIHTGLIFNLKYEFIATVFLMFLLILVLSFSSSTLATTKKILELNYKEAYQTTLRDDTLAFGKLSIDRLRDTVEKCWMMVETSNPQFVMARSVTFSTSGTICVLACLILMEALIRIYNSPPYFPNSSTYKWTTGLVLIVQSIGVVVGTVAPALRWFILIRFKRSNKTGNTNANFLGVEDYWIRKLVEWKERPLSLNIRGTKFRKYLQGTRNLILAFCIRSQILVVLTSKCMRFISVVSFNLMFLCQLQGPNYHQSEPEHRRETELHRYVLLLEGEEELPERIFKNISGNANRLVDTGRKRQPKQLVNLLRKSSSFSGVADIYCDQVPGLHSVEPSNCWTISLVTLTSITVALPKVRDQMDYQLIRSVHEGLTYASFIEETMYPEGEFTNIRNAAHIVWEELEIHQKWLDEDLQKSTLEGKTSMEILEMLTGIASKKVMDFKQTTDGRTLDNPLNWPVRIIAANSMYKIGKAILLLLNSEGHNVLVDEKLFERLSITIADILSTCFTNLPRAITMACNSGAIEEREKSVRRAALLVGKTEEILKIIQHHELPNINADQSAYIDQWKLTLQSTNPVPVIPSNSEILL, translated from the coding sequence ATGCATGTGGCGTCGTGTGATAATAATTATTGCCATATGGTCACCGACGCATGTAACAAAAGATGCTACAGCAAATCATTCAGTACACCAATGCCAATGATTGGTATCTATGTAGCAGCAGCATCTCTACTTTGTACCCTTGCTATGGCTGCTGATGCTTTCCAAGCCTTTCGCCTAAAAAGACTTTGGTTCCCATGCAAATTCTTTCCTCTGAATGCTGCTTCTCTTACAGTTTTAGCTGTAGCAATGAAGTTGCCTGTCGATATATCTGAACCGATGCCAGGTCATACTGACCAGCTTTCCAAACTGGCAAGCACTGCTTTCATGTGTGTTGTAATAGGTAACTTCATGCCATCAATAGGAGCCATGAGTAACAAAGAAATCTTGTCGAACGTTGTAGCTCTGGACATCCTGGTAATCACCATCATTGTCAATCTATGCATTGAAATACATACTGGTTTGATTTTTAACCtgaaatatgaatttatagCAACTGTATTCCTTATGTTTCTCCTGATATTGGTACTgagtttctcctcttcaacacTTGCAACCACCAAAAAGATTCTTGAACTTAACTATAAAGAAGCATATCAAACAACCTTGAGGGATGATACACTAGCATTCGGAAAGTTATCCATCGATAGACTGAGAGACACTGTGGAAAAGTGTTGGATGATGGTCGAAACTAGTAACCCTCAATTTGTGATGGCTCGTTCTGTAACCTTTTCAACTTCAGGGACAATCTGTGTGTTGGCATGTCTAATTTTGATGGAAGCTCTTATAAGAATATACAATTCACCTCCATATTTCCCAAATAGTTCAACGTACAAATGGACAACAGGCTTAGTTCTTATTGTTCAGTCTATTGGGGTGGTAGTGGGTACTGTTGCTCCAGCACTCAGATGGTTTATCTTGATAAGATTTAAGCGCTCCAACAAAACTGGCAATACCAATGCGAATTTCCTTGGAGTCGAAGACTACTGGATCCGCAAGCTGGTTGAGTGGAAGGAGAGACCATTGTCTTTAAACATCAGGGGaacaaaatttagaaaatatctcCAGGGTACAAGAAACTTAATTCTTGCCTTCTGCATAAGAAGTCAAATTCTGGTTGTGTTAACGAGCAAATGTATGCGGTTTATCTCAGTTGTTTCCTTCAACTTGATGTTTTTGTGTCAACTTCAGGGCCCAAACTATCATCAATCAGAACCAGAACACAGGAGAGAGACTGAATTGCACCGTTATGTTCTGTTACTAGAAGGTGAAGAAGAACTGCCTGAAAGAATCTTTAAGAACATATCTGGTAATGCAAACAGACTAGTAGACACAGGAAGGAAACGGCAGCCAAAACAACTGGTTAATTTGCTAAGAAAATCTAGCAGCTTTTCTGGGGTGGCAGATATTTACTGTGACCAAGTTCCAGGACTGCATTCAGTAGAACCTTCAAACTGCTGGACCATAAGCCTGGTGACACTCACTAGCATTACTGTTGCACTTCCCAAAGTGAGGGATCAGATGGACTATCAGCTGATAAGGAGTGTCCATGAAGGCCTTACGTATGCCAGCTTCATAGAGGAAACTATGTATCCTGAAGGTGAGTTCACAAACATTAGAAACGCAGCACATATAGTGTGGGAAGAACTGGAGATCCATCAAAAATGGTTGGATGAGGACTTACAGAAATCGACCCTCGAGGGAAAAACTTCTATGGAAATACTTGAGATGCTTACAGGAATAGCTTCAAAGAAGGTGATGGATTTCAAACAAACCACTGATGGAAGAACGCTCGACAACCCTCTCAACTGGCCAGTCAGAATAATAGCTGCCAATTCAATGTATAAAATTGGGAAGGCCATCTTGCTGTTGCTGAATAGTGAAGGACACAATGTCTTGGTTGATGAAAAACTATTCGAGAGATTATCCATTACAATAGCAGATATACTAAGTACTTGCTTTACCAATCTGCCACGAGCTATAACTATGGCTTGTAATTCTGGTGCCATTGAAGAGAGGGAAAAAAGTGTGCGCAGAGCAGCTTTATTAGTTGGTAAGACCGAAGAGATCTTGAAGATAATTCAACACCATGAACTTCCAAATATAAATGCTGATCAATCAGCTTACATTGATCAGTGGAAGCTTACACTCCAGTCAACAAACCCTGTTCCTGTCATCCCTTCCAATAGTGAAATTCTGCTCTGA